The DNA window TCCTCGACAGCACCCTCCTCGGTTTGGACCTGGGGAGGCTGGAAGACGTGCGGCGGGTAGCGCGTCGCATACACGTCCTCGAGTAGTTCGGCGGGCCAGAGCTCTTTGTCGCCTCGACGGGTGCGGCGGGCGAGCAGCGGCGGGGCGGGCAGGCGGCAGAGCACAAATCCCCGTGCGGCCCCCTCGGGCAGCGGGGCCAGCCACCGGCTCCAAGGCTCGCCAGGCTCGAACAGGTATCCCTGCCCAAAGAGCGACCCGAGGCTCTTTGCATCCCAGTGTCTCGCGAGGTACTGCTCTTGCCAGTGCGACTCCACCCCTTCCACCAGGAACGGCTTGCCCTCCAGACGGAACCGGCTCAGCGCTCGAATCGTCTCCGGCGGGTCCTGGCCCGCCGCCTCGACGAGGCGCTGGAATTCGCGCACGTCCAGCTTGGCCATCTCGGCGTGCGGCGCTAGCCGGGTGCGCGCCTCTTCGCTCATCTCGTTGACGTCGTCGAGCACGAATCGCAAGCCGTACGCGGCCCCCAGCTTCGGCAGCAAGGCGAGGTCGGTGCCCGCGGACTTCTCGCTGACCTCGAAGGCGAGGCCCTGGAAGAACAGGTGGCTCGAGTGGTAGAGCCACGGGTCGAAGCCGCGGTTCCGCAGTATCTCGGGGTCCAGATTCACGCTGACGAGCAGACGCCGGGCATTCGGGAAACCTTCCTGCTCCGCCAGCTCGCGCAGCGTGTTGGCCGTACGCAGCGCCACGCGAAACACGGCCATATGGACGAGCTCGCTCGGAATCCCCAGAGCTCTTCCGGCCCCGGCGATTTGCCCGAACCCCTCCCCCTGGAGCGTCGTGGCCAGGGCCTCGAAGCCGATCACATGAGGAACCGGCGTCGGCCCCACCACCTGGACGAAAGGCTGGAGGCGGCAGGTGAGGCTGCAGAGGAACTCCTGCCGGTCGGCATCGAGTTGCCGCCATGCGTCGGGCGCCGCCTCTTCCAGCGCTCGCGCCACGTCCTGGGGGAAGGTGACCGCCTCGAAGGCAACCGCCACCGGCGGGACGTAATCCCTGGGGTCGTAGGCGGGCGTGGCCTCGACCAGCTTCGCGGCCTGGCGGTCGTCCAGAGCGGGTGTGCCCTTGAACCAGGCGCGCCGCTCGAGCCCCTTGGGCTTGCGGGCGTCGAATGCCAGGCGGATCGGGACATGCGCCTGCTCGGCCAGGTCGTTGAAGCGCTTCTTGAACCCGCGGAAGTTGATGGCGGCGACTTCGCTAACCGATTCGGGGAAGAGCGTCGCCACGACGTCCGCCAGCACAACGCGGTCGCTGGTGGCGAACAGCTCCTTCAGGATCCGCACGCGGTCGGTGTCGGTCTTCCCCAATTCGCCCGCCTCGATGAGCACGTCCAGCAGCTCCCCTGCTTCGTTCGGGGCCAGCACTCTCGCTGCGTCGGCCATGCCTGCCTCGCTTCCCTCGTGGGGCTGTGTCGGTGCGCCCGGGGGCTTTCGGGGCCCTGAGAGCTGTGCGCAGCAATCGGCCGCTCGACCGTTCACTGCGTTTATAACGCTATAATCTTACCCGGCAGGCCGGCGGCAGTCAAGGATCTTCTCCATGGAGGGACGCCCCTTGTATTCGGCTTTTATTCGGTATAGCTTGTGGGCGACGACGGTTGCCGCTGGACTCGCCTTATCGTCGGCCGGCCACGGCTTTACCGCCCGCGCTGTAACGGAACCCTCTGCGGGATCGGATCTCCCGTGTCGTACGTCGAGCTGCGCGCCCATAGTGCCTTCTCCTTCGGCGATGGCGCCTCGACGCCCGAGGCGCTGGTGGCGCGGGCGGCGGAGCTGGGTTACACGGCACTGGGGCTCACGGACCACGCGGACCTGGGCGGGGTTATCCGCTTTGCGCTGGAGGCGGAGCGCCGGGGGGTGAAGCCCGTGGTGGGCGCGGAGCTGCTGGTGGACGGGTGCCCGGCGGCGTTCCTGGCCCGGGACGAGGAGGGCTACCGCAACCTGGCGGGTTTGGTGACGAGGGCGCGGGTGGGCGAGCTGCGGGTGTGGCAGGGAGAAGGGCAAGGGCTAGGGGAGGGAGAGGCCGAGGCGGCCGGCGCCAAGGGCCGGGGCCAAGGGGAGGGAGAGGGTCGAGGCGCGCCCCCGCGGGGCCGGCCGTCGCTCACCTTCCAGGATATTGCCGAGCGCTCCGCCGGCCTGATCGCGCTGACCGGGCCGGCCGCGGGTGAGATCGCCTCGCTGATCCGGGCGGAGCGGCCGGAGGAGGCGGCGTTCATGCTGGCTCGCTGGGGCGAGGTATTCGCCGGGCGGCTGGCGGTCGAGGTGCAGCTCCATCACGTGTCGGGCGCGGAGTCGGCGCTGGCCTGGGCGCTGATCGAGCTGGCGGAGCGGGGCGGCGTGCCCTGGGTGGCGGCCAATGATCCGCGCTACCTGGACGCGGGCGGCCGGCTGGTGCACGACCTGTTCACCGCGCTGCGGGCCGGCGTGTGCGTGAACACGGCCGCGTCCTGGGGCTTGCTCCACCCCAACGGCGAGTGGCGGCTCAAGTCGCCCCCCGAGATGGCGGCGCTCTGGCAGGGGCGCGAGCGGGGGCTCGAGGAGAGTTGTCGCCTAGCCGGCGAGTGCCGCGCCTTCGACCTGCGCTGGCTGCGCCCGCCGCTCCCGCGCTTCCCCGTGCCGCCCGGCCACGCCTGCCCCGAGCGGAGCCGAGGGGACGATGACTCCTACCTGCGCGAGCTGGTGTACGCGGGCGCGCGCCAGCGCTGGGGCGAGCTGGACGAGCGGCAGCGGGCGCAGCTCGAGCACGAGCTGGGCGTGATCCGGCGCCTGGGCTTTGCCGGCTTCTTCCTGGTCATGTGGGACGCCGTCCGCTTTGCCCGCTCGCGCGACATCCTGTGCCAGGGGCGGGGGAGCGCGGCCAACTCCGCGGTCGCCTATTGCCTGGGCATCACGGCGGTGGACCCCGTGCGCCACGGCCTGCTCTTCGAGCGCTTCCTCTCCGAGGTGCGGACGGACGGGCGTACGGAGGCGCCGGACATCGACGTCGACTTCGAGATGCACCGCCGCGAGGAGGTGCTGGACTACATGTACCAGACGTACCGTCGCCAGCACGCCGCCATCACCTGCGTGACCCAGACCTTCCACGCGCCCAGCGCAGTGCAGGACGTCATGCGCGCGCTGGGCTACCCCGCGGAGCTGGCGTTCAGGCTGTCCAAGCGCATGCACGGCCACGCGCCCTCAGCGGGCGCGGAGATGCTGGAGAAGGGGCTCGCGGCCGAGGCCGGTCTCGAGCTGGGCGATGCCCGCGGCCGCGCGCTCGTCGCCGCCATGAAAGCGCTGGACGACCTGCCGCGGCTCCGCTCGACGCACCCGGGCGGCTTTGTGCTCTCCTGCCGGCCGCTGGGCGAGTACCTGCCCATCGAGCATACCACCATGGGGCGGACCATCCTGCAGTTCGACAAGGACGACCTGGACGCGGCCGGCGTGCCCAAGTTCGATTTCCTGGGGCTGGGCGGGCTGTCCGCCGTGCATCTGGCGTTCGACGCCATCGAGAAGCGGACGGGCGAGAAGCTGGAGCTGTACCGGCTGCCGGTGGACGATCGCGCCACCTTCGAGATGATCGCGCGCGGCGACACTGTGGGCACCTTCCAGATCGAGAGCCGGGCGCAGATCCAGTCGATCCTGCAGACATGGCCCGAGCGGCTGTACGACCTGGTGGTACAGGTGGCGCTGATCCGGCCCGGGCCGATCCAGGCGCGCTTCGTCCGACCTTACACCCGGCGGCGGCGCGGCCTCGAGCCCGTGCGCTGCGCGCACCCGCTGCTCGAGCCGATCCTGCGCCGCACCTACGGCATTCCCATCTTCCAGGAGCAGGCCATGGCCGTGGCCATGGCGCTGGGCGGCTTCAGTGCCGCGGAGGCCGACGAGCTGCGCCGCGCCATGGGACACCAGCGCAAGCTGCCACGGCTGCACGCGGCGCTCGAGCGGCTGCGCTCGCGCATCATCGAGCGGGGGATCGACCCGGCCGTGGCCGCCGGGGTGGTCGAGGACCTGCACTCCTTTGCCAATTATGGCTTCCCCGAGTCCCACGCCTGGAGCTTCGCCCTCATTGCCTATGCTACGGCCTACCTCAAGGCGCACTACCCGGCCGAGTTCTGCCTGGGGCTGCTCAACGCCTGGCCCATGGGGTTCTACCCGCCCGCCACCCTGGTCCACGACGCGCGCCGGCACGGCGTGACCGTGCTGCCGCCCTGCCTCAAGCGCGGGGGGTGGGACTGCACGCTGGAATTCGTACCCGTACCCGAAGAACGGCCGGGTACGGGTGTGGCGGCTGCGCCGCCTGGTACGGGTGCGGGTACGAGAACATCCCCAGCCCTCCGCATCGGCAGGCGCCACATCCGCGGACGGGGCGAGAAGGCGCGGGAAGCACTGCAATCCGCGCGCGCCGCCGGCCCGTTCACCTCCGTGGAGGACGTGGTCCGCCGCGCCCGGCTCACCCGCGCCGATGCGCTGCACCTGGCGCGGGCCGGTGCCTTCGAGGCCTTCGAGCCCGGCCGCCGCAAGGCCGCCTGGGCGGCGCTGCGCGCCGCGGGCGACCTCCTGCCCCTGGCGCCCGCGCGCCACCTGCCCTTCGACCCCCGGGAACTGGAAGGCGAGGAGCTGGTCTTCCTGGACTACCTGGCCACGGGCATCTGCACGCACGGCCATCCCATGGAGCACCTGCGCGAGCGGCTGCGTGCCGCGGGCGTGACCGCGAGCCAGGAACTCGAGCAGCTCGTGGATGGGGAGCGCGTCGTCGTGGCCGGCCTCGTCGTCGCCCGCCAGCACCCGGAGACGGCCAGGGGCACGGTCTTC is part of the Gemmatimonadota bacterium genome and encodes:
- a CDS encoding error-prone DNA polymerase, with product MSYVELRAHSAFSFGDGASTPEALVARAAELGYTALGLTDHADLGGVIRFALEAERRGVKPVVGAELLVDGCPAAFLARDEEGYRNLAGLVTRARVGELRVWQGEGQGLGEGEAEAAGAKGRGQGEGEGRGAPPRGRPSLTFQDIAERSAGLIALTGPAAGEIASLIRAERPEEAAFMLARWGEVFAGRLAVEVQLHHVSGAESALAWALIELAERGGVPWVAANDPRYLDAGGRLVHDLFTALRAGVCVNTAASWGLLHPNGEWRLKSPPEMAALWQGRERGLEESCRLAGECRAFDLRWLRPPLPRFPVPPGHACPERSRGDDDSYLRELVYAGARQRWGELDERQRAQLEHELGVIRRLGFAGFFLVMWDAVRFARSRDILCQGRGSAANSAVAYCLGITAVDPVRHGLLFERFLSEVRTDGRTEAPDIDVDFEMHRREEVLDYMYQTYRRQHAAITCVTQTFHAPSAVQDVMRALGYPAELAFRLSKRMHGHAPSAGAEMLEKGLAAEAGLELGDARGRALVAAMKALDDLPRLRSTHPGGFVLSCRPLGEYLPIEHTTMGRTILQFDKDDLDAAGVPKFDFLGLGGLSAVHLAFDAIEKRTGEKLELYRLPVDDRATFEMIARGDTVGTFQIESRAQIQSILQTWPERLYDLVVQVALIRPGPIQARFVRPYTRRRRGLEPVRCAHPLLEPILRRTYGIPIFQEQAMAVAMALGGFSAAEADELRRAMGHQRKLPRLHAALERLRSRIIERGIDPAVAAGVVEDLHSFANYGFPESHAWSFALIAYATAYLKAHYPAEFCLGLLNAWPMGFYPPATLVHDARRHGVTVLPPCLKRGGWDCTLEFVPVPEERPGTGVAAAPPGTGAGTRTSPALRIGRRHIRGRGEKAREALQSARAAGPFTSVEDVVRRARLTRADALHLARAGAFEAFEPGRRKAAWAALRAAGDLLPLAPARHLPFDPRELEGEELVFLDYLATGICTHGHPMEHLRERLRAAGVTASQELEQLVDGERVVVAGLVVARQHPETARGTVFVLLEDEFGFINVIVPARTYQRHREVVHFAPFLVVEGSFEREDRAINVVGRRFRELTAREITFQSRDFR
- a CDS encoding EAL domain-containing protein; protein product: MADAARVLAPNEAGELLDVLIEAGELGKTDTDRVRILKELFATSDRVVLADVVATLFPESVSEVAAINFRGFKKRFNDLAEQAHVPIRLAFDARKPKGLERRAWFKGTPALDDRQAAKLVEATPAYDPRDYVPPVAVAFEAVTFPQDVARALEEAAPDAWRQLDADRQEFLCSLTCRLQPFVQVVGPTPVPHVIGFEALATTLQGEGFGQIAGAGRALGIPSELVHMAVFRVALRTANTLRELAEQEGFPNARRLLVSVNLDPEILRNRGFDPWLYHSSHLFFQGLAFEVSEKSAGTDLALLPKLGAAYGLRFVLDDVNEMSEEARTRLAPHAEMAKLDVREFQRLVEAAGQDPPETIRALSRFRLEGKPFLVEGVESHWQEQYLARHWDAKSLGSLFGQGYLFEPGEPWSRWLAPLPEGAARGFVLCRLPAPPLLARRTRRGDKELWPAELLEDVYATRYPPHVFQPPQVQTEEGAVE